The following coding sequences are from one Musa acuminata AAA Group cultivar baxijiao chromosome BXJ1-6, Cavendish_Baxijiao_AAA, whole genome shotgun sequence window:
- the LOC135676484 gene encoding probable serine/threonine-protein kinase At1g01540 isoform X2 gives MWKMEERSGGSNPSSRGGKEEERETRKEKGPAESLWRQMEEEEEERRSSLPPHNVVILACDATRDHNEVELRLIVNAIRKRGGILCGGDTLLVLGVLHTVTNPSKIEWDIRQKHALTPLVGRIFGHLKRRSQRRLINMRACFNRVLKCVTMKRINVKITAGTPAKVVILQAVVSNKASWVILDRHLRRDLKFYMKHISCKVALISDNLSIEVPKPFVTNSSSKGILEQKFYSVWKTIQPSSNIQEDNQQENQTNLSSLMYSADYYASVTAQDCSNALKPKSSMISSSPGRSWDYSILASDTTVSSSKQSGTSSKEHRSLFSAKVLAGNNENVFQHDFLEKPILCAACGLRSMFYIKESMKFRFSEIQDATSDFSKENLLGEGGFGLVYKGQLKDGQIIAAKMRKEESTQGYTEFFSEVHVLSFARHRNIVMLLGYCCKEKYNILVYEYICNKSLHWHLFSQPAELLEWHQRYAIAMGIAKGLRFLHEECRGGTIIHRDLRPRNILLTHDFVPMLGDFGLAKWKSNSDSFQTRVLGTSGYIAPEYAEFGIVSVRTDVYAFGIILFQLISGRRVLDEANGHHQHLLQWVEPLVENLALHELIDPRLGESYDIYELYHLARAAFLCVRRNPEMRPSIGEVVHLLEAGHVRDLAQQFVPHYIK, from the exons ATGTGGAAGATGGAGGAGCGGAGTGGGGGATCGAACCCTAGTAGCCGGGgcgggaaggaggaggagagggagacgaGGAAGGAGAAGGGACCAGCTGAGTCGTTGTGGCGgcagatggaggaggaggaggaggagcgccgATCCTCGTTGCCGCCGCACAACGTGGTGATCCTGGCCTGCGACGCCACAAGGGACCACAACGAGGTTGAGCTCCGACTTATCGTGAATGCCATCCGCAAGAGGGGCGGCATCCTCTGCGGCGGCGACACCCTCCTCGTCCTCGGCGTCCTCCACACCGTCACCAACCCCAGTAAGATTGAG TGGGATATCAGACAAAAGCATGCGCTGACTCCTTTGGTGGGACGAATTTTTGGGCACTTGAAGAGGAGGTCTCAAAGAAGGTTGATAAATATGAGAGCATGCTTCAACAGAGTGCTGAAATGTGTAACAATGAAGCG CATTAATGTCAAAATTACTGCCGGAACTCCAGCAAAGGTTGTTATTCTGCAAGCGGTTGTTTCTAATAAAGCCTCCTGGGTGATACTTGATAG ACACCTGCGAAGGGATTTGAAATTCTATATGAAACACATATCTTGCAAAGTTGCATTGATCAGTGATAATCTATCAATTGAAGTGCCAAAGCCATTCGTAACAAATTCTTCAAGTAAAGGAATATTAGAGCAGAAGTTTTATTCTGTCTGGAAAACCATTCAACCCAGTTCAAACATACAGGAGGATAACCAGCAGGAGAATCAAACCAATTTGTCTTCTTTGATGTATTCTGCAGACTATTATGCATCTGTAACTGCCCAAGATTGCTCCAATGCCTTGAAGCCAAAGTCAAGCATGATATCTTCATCCCCTGGAAGGTCCTGGGATTATAGTATATTGGCATCTGATACGACTGTGTCTTCATCTAAGCAATCTG GGACGAGTTCCAAAGAACATAGAAGTCTCTTTTCTGCAAAGGTCCTGGCGGGCAACAATGAAAATGTTTTTCAGCATGATTTCTTAGAAAAGCCAATTCTTTGTGCTGCTTGTGGACTACGGTCAATGTTTTATATCAAAGAGTCTATGAAGTTCCGCTTTTCAGAGATTCAAGATGCAACTTCTGATTTTTCAAAAGAGAATCTATTGGGAGAAGGTGGATTTGGTCTTGTATACAAAGGCCAACTCAAAGATGGCCAGATTATTGCAGCAAAAATGCGAAAAGAAGAAAGCACCCAAGGATATACTGAATTCTTTTCTGAAGTACATGTTCTAAGTTTTGCAAGACATAGAAATATTGTGATGCTTTTGGGTTATTGTTGCAAGGAGAAATATAACATTTTGGTTTATGAATATATCTGCAACAAATCTCTTCACTGGCATCTGTTTA GTCAACCTGCAGAGTTACTAGAATGGCACCAAAGATATGCTATCGCTATGGGAATAGCCAAAGGTCTCCGTTTTCTACATGAAGAGTGCCGTGGAGGTACCATTATTCATCGAGATTTGCGTCCAAGAAATATTCTTCTTACACATGACTTTGTTCCCATG CTCGGGGACTTTGGTCTTGCTAAATGGAAGTCCAATAGTGATTCATTCCAAACGAGAGTGCTAGGCACATCTGG GTATATTGCACCTGAGTATGCTGAATTTGGTATTGTCTCAGTAAGGACTGATGTTTATGCATTTGGAATAATACTGTTTCAACTGATATCAGGACGTAGGGTACTTGATGAAGCGAATGGGCATCACCAACATCTATTGCAATGG GTGGAGCCACTAGTTGAAAATCTGGCTTTACATGAGCTTATCGATCCCCGCCTTGGAGAATCTTATGACATTTATGAGCTTTACCATTTGGCTAGAGCAGCATTCCTTTGTGTCAGGAGAAACCCTGAGATGCGTCCATCCATTGGAGAG GTTGTGCACCTTCTTGAAGCAGGCCATGTACGAGACTTGGCACAGCAGTTTGTTCCACATTACATCAAATGA